In Streptomyces pluripotens, the genomic window CTGCGCGACCGACCTCAACGGCTTTCGTGGCGTCCGCACCCCGGAGCAGGGTGCGGCGATCGCGATCCGGCTCGCGACCCTGCCGGATGACGGCCCGACCGGCGGGTTCTTCGACGAAACGGGGCGGTTGCCCTGGTGACCGCGCGGTGATGGCCATCCGCCGCGTGGGGCGGGTTCGCCACGGCGGGACCCGGCCGGCGGCGAGGCGGTCACGGCTTGCGAGCGATCGCCGCGTGCACGCTGACGTCGGCGTCCGTGACCTCGTTGATGTCCTGGTACTTGATCCGGTCGATGAAGTCCAGGGAGGCGAGGAGTTCGGGGCCCGGGGCCGGAAGCACGGGCGCCGCGCCGTCGGGCCGCCACCGGTGCACGGGGACCACCCCGGGCTCGGCGGGCGTCAGCCCGTTTCCGGCGAAGAACCGTTCCACTCCGTCCTTGGAGCGCAGCACGAAGGTCAGTCCGCTCCGTCTGAAGGACTCCACCACCTTCGCTGTCCCCTCCGGATTGAGGTCGTCGGCCAGGTGGCTGAGCACGAGCCAGCTCCCCGGGGGCAACGCGTCGAGCAGGTCCCGGACGACGCCGTAGGCCACCTCGTCCTCGATGAAGTGCAACACGGCCACCAGGCACAACGCGACGGGCTGGGCGAAGTCGAGTGACCGGGCCGCCTCGTGCAGGATGCGGCCGGGGTCGCGCAGGTCGGCGTCGATGTAGTCGGTCCGCCCCTCGGGTCCGCTGGTGAGCAGGGCACGTGCGTGCGCGAGCACGATGGGGTCGTTGTCGACGTACACCACCCGCGACTCCGGGGCGATGCGCTGGGCGACCTGGTGGACGTTCTGCGCGGTCGGCAGGCCGGCACCGATGTCCAGGAACTGCCGGACGCCCTCCTCCTCCACAAGCGCGGTGACCGCACGGCGCAGGAAGTCCCGGTTGTGCCGGGCGGTGAGGAATCCGCGGGGGTGGTTGGCGATGGCCGCGGCAGCCGCCTTCCGGTCGACCGGATAGTGGTCCTTGCCGCCGAGGAAGAGGTCGTAGACCCGGGCCGGGTGCGGCTTGGTGGAGTCGATCCTCCTCCGCAACTCGGCGGAATCGGGGCTGAGCGCGTCACCCGGCATGGCGTGTCTCCCTGAAAAGTCCGACGGATCGTTCGTCGTCAACAACCTAGTCGTCAACAACCTAACGGCTGGGTCTACTTGGCGGCGCCCACCGCTGACCCCGGTCCGTGGCCGCCGTTTCCGTCGGGCACGTCCGCGTGACCGGAGGTGTTCGCGCACTCCGCGAGGAGCTCCCGGGTGCGGTTCAGCAAGGCTTCCCGCACGGCCTGAGGCTCCAGCACCCGCAGGGGTGTGCCCAGGCCGAGGAGGTAGCGGGCGAGGCCGTCCGGGTCGGGGCCACCGATGTCGACGACGGTGGCGTCGGGCCCGTCCGGGCGGTGTGTTCCGACCGTCGCCGGGATCAGCCGAAGTGCCTGGTCCATGGGGAGCGGGAGGCGGATGGTCGCGGACAGCGGGTACGGGCCGTTGGCGATGTTGCGGGAGACGAGCAGCCCCGGGTCCGGCAGGTCGGTGAGGTCCGCCGGTTCTCCGGTGGACCGGAGCCACTCGACCCGGTCGGCCCGGAACGTCCGCCACTGCCGTCGCGACACGTCCCGGGCGACGAAGTACCAGCGCCGTCCGGTGTGGACGAGGCGGTACGGGTCGACGTCCCGGACCGCGGTCCGCCCCTGCCCGTCGGTGTACGACAGCCGGGCACGCTCACCCCGCCGGCAGACCACGGCCAGCTCCAGCAGCAGGCCCGCCCTGATCTGCGGCCCGTGGGCCCCGGGGAGGCGTACGAAGGCGTCGTCCAGGTCGCCAAGGCGGTCCGCGATGCGCCGAGGCAGTACCTGGCGCAGTTTCAGCAGAGCGGACAGGGCCGCCTGGTCGCTGCCGAGGGCGTCGCTCAGTGCTGCCTCCCGCAGCCCGACGGCGACGGCGAGGGCCTCCTCGTCGTCGAGGATCAGCGGCGGCACCCGCGAGCCGGCGCGGAGGCGGTAGCCGCCCCAGGGTCCTGCGTCGGAGTCGACGCAGTAGCCGAGTTCCCGGAGTCTGGCGATGTCCCGCCGGACCGTGCGGTCGGTGACCTCCATACGTCCGGCCAGTTCGGCACAGGTCCAGGACGGCCGGGAGGACAGCAGGGACAGCAGCCGCAGCAGGCGGGCGGATGCGCTGATCACGGCTCGGAGTCTGGCACATGTCCGGCACGACCAGGACCGGAACTGTCCTGGTCGTGCCCTAGCGTCCTCACCATGAGCACGGACACCACTTCCACACCCGAGTTCCGCTACGTCGCCGTCACCTTCGACTGCCCCGATCCTGCAGAACTAGCCCGTTTCTACAGTGAGTTGCTTGGCCACCCGACGATCTTCAGCAACGACGACTTCGCGCTGATCGGCAAGGAGGGCGAAGCCGGCCTGGGCTTCAACCGACTGGCCGACTACCGTCCGCCCACCTGGCCGGACCCCGCCCAGGAGAAGCAGGCCCACATCGAGCTGGGCGTGGCGGACCTGGACGCCGCCGAGAAACGACTGCTCGGTCTGGGAGCCACCAAACCCGCCTTCCAGCCTGCCCCGGACAGATGGCGGGTTCTGCTGGACCCGGCTGGCCACCCGTTCTGCATCAGCTCACTCGTCTAGTGCTGTGACCGCATAGGTTCACCGGCATGCTGGAGCAATCGGCCCTGTAGGCCTGGCCGGTATCGCCATGTGTGGATAATGCACCCGTGACCTCAGACATAGCCCGTCCAAGATGGTGGTCCGCGCTTCGCGCTGTGCTGGGCTTCGTCGTTGGCGGCGGACTCGGCTTCTTCGTTTACGCAGTGGTGAGGCATCACCCGGTTGCTGCAATGCCGTGGGGCGGGCTGCTGTTCGGGGCGATCGTGTGCGCGACACTCAGCGCACTGTTCCCCAAGCGACATCGCCGGTGAGTCCCTCTCCCACGGGCAAAGCCTCAAGCTGCGGCGGCAAGGGGGCGTCCGCCCCAGCGGTGCCTTTCTCGCTGCGGATGCGGGCGTGTGCGCGGCGTTGGGCGGCACTAGAAAAGCCGTACCGGCAAGGGCGTTGACCGAAAAGGCAGGTCAACACCATTGTCAGTGGGTCCCCTTACAGTCACCGGCATGGCGACTCTTCCTAACCCGCTGCCCCAACTGATCACCGATCCGAGCGGGCGCGCCGTCGGGCTGCAACTTCCGCCCGGCCAGCTGTTCGACCTGACCGACGACGGCCCCTGGCACGAACCGCTCCTGTGGCACGCGCAGAAGCAGGCCGCGCCCGGCACCTGGAAGGCCCTGGGCGCTCCGGCGTCGCGCGTCGGCCTGCTGCCGGTGATCGTGGACCTGGGCGGCTCCGCAGGTGGCCTGCGGGACTGGGGTCTGCTGCCCGGCGAGACCTCGTATCCGGGGGACCACGACGCCGAGGACGTCCTCGCGGAGTACTGGTGGGAGGAGACGGAGGGCGGCGAAGCCGCCGCGGACATCGAGCCGTTCGGGGTCGAGTGGCCCGGCCTCGCGCCCGCTGCGGCTCTCACCGCCGACCCGGACACACGGGCCGCCCAGGTCGCCGACATGCTGGCCGGCAACCCGGATCCGTTGATCGAGGAGCCGCACCTCGCGCTGGTCCCGGCCCGGCGGTCCGCCGACATCCCGGCGGCGATCGGCTGGGCCGGCCCGGTGAACTACGAGTGCGACGTGGCCCGGCTGTGCGCCGTCCTGCGCTCCTGGGAGGACCGCTTCGGCATACGGGTCGTAGCCCTCGGCCTGGACACCCTCGTCGTGTCCGTCGCGGCCCCGCCGGCCACCCGGGCGGAAGCCGAGGCAGTGGCCGCGGAACACTTCGCGCTCTGCCCCGACACCATCGGCCAAGGCGACCGGGAAAGCCTCCAGGCCTACGCCAAGGACCTCGTCGGCGCCCACACCTGGACCTTCTGGTGGGACTGAGGAAGCCCGGGCACCAGCCCGGGC contains:
- a CDS encoding SAM-dependent methyltransferase; amino-acid sequence: MPGDALSPDSAELRRRIDSTKPHPARVYDLFLGGKDHYPVDRKAAAAAIANHPRGFLTARHNRDFLRRAVTALVEEEGVRQFLDIGAGLPTAQNVHQVAQRIAPESRVVYVDNDPIVLAHARALLTSGPEGRTDYIDADLRDPGRILHEAARSLDFAQPVALCLVAVLHFIEDEVAYGVVRDLLDALPPGSWLVLSHLADDLNPEGTAKVVESFRRSGLTFVLRSKDGVERFFAGNGLTPAEPGVVPVHRWRPDGAAPVLPAPGPELLASLDFIDRIKYQDINEVTDADVSVHAAIARKP
- a CDS encoding DUF4253 domain-containing protein, producing MATLPNPLPQLITDPSGRAVGLQLPPGQLFDLTDDGPWHEPLLWHAQKQAAPGTWKALGAPASRVGLLPVIVDLGGSAGGLRDWGLLPGETSYPGDHDAEDVLAEYWWEETEGGEAAADIEPFGVEWPGLAPAAALTADPDTRAAQVADMLAGNPDPLIEEPHLALVPARRSADIPAAIGWAGPVNYECDVARLCAVLRSWEDRFGIRVVALGLDTLVVSVAAPPATRAEAEAVAAEHFALCPDTIGQGDRESLQAYAKDLVGAHTWTFWWD
- a CDS encoding helix-turn-helix transcriptional regulator, producing MISASARLLRLLSLLSSRPSWTCAELAGRMEVTDRTVRRDIARLRELGYCVDSDAGPWGGYRLRAGSRVPPLILDDEEALAVAVGLREAALSDALGSDQAALSALLKLRQVLPRRIADRLGDLDDAFVRLPGAHGPQIRAGLLLELAVVCRRGERARLSYTDGQGRTAVRDVDPYRLVHTGRRWYFVARDVSRRQWRTFRADRVEWLRSTGEPADLTDLPDPGLLVSRNIANGPYPLSATIRLPLPMDQALRLIPATVGTHRPDGPDATVVDIGGPDPDGLARYLLGLGTPLRVLEPQAVREALLNRTRELLAECANTSGHADVPDGNGGHGPGSAVGAAK
- a CDS encoding VOC family protein; the protein is MSTDTTSTPEFRYVAVTFDCPDPAELARFYSELLGHPTIFSNDDFALIGKEGEAGLGFNRLADYRPPTWPDPAQEKQAHIELGVADLDAAEKRLLGLGATKPAFQPAPDRWRVLLDPAGHPFCISSLV